gttgagaatatctttttggcagttaactctatttcatttacaagattacaaggcatctaatatttataattaaccatcctatcttgcatatcaatctattAGTTAACATGACTTAAACAATCTataacatctagttcactaagctatccaagtatgcagaaatgtgctactagtcttattgtacataagctactctttcaacggatgttgaagtgATCATTCGTTGAAAGCTAGAAATTCAGTtatataaaatctactaagtgttttgttcaagttattaTCAAGTaaacaacatattcctaacagtaatgGGAGAAGATATATTTTGGGCCATCAAAGGATGTGGAGGCGGAAGTTTTGGAGTCATTGTTTCCTGGAAAATAAAGCTTGTCCCAGTGCCATCAATTGTTACAGGGTTTTATGTTCTGAGAACCTTAGATCAAGGTGTAACAAAACTTCTCTACAAATGGAAACAAGTTGCAGATAAGCTTGATGAAAGGCTCTTCCTTAGAGTCATTATACAACCAACTGACTCGGCTaaaaaaggacaaagaataaTAACAATAGGATATAGTGCACTTTTTCTTGGTACAGCTGATGAAGTACTTGAAGTTTGGTTGAAAAGTTTCCCTGAACTTGGGGTGAAAAGAAGTGACTGCAACGAAATGAGTTGGTTTCAATCAGTGCTTTACATTGCTCAAAATCCGGTACACACACCACTTGA
This sequence is a window from Apium graveolens cultivar Ventura chromosome 9, ASM990537v1, whole genome shotgun sequence. Protein-coding genes within it:
- the LOC141685489 gene encoding monolignol oxidoreductase AtBBE-like 13 → MGEDIFWAIKGCGGGSFGVIVSWKIKLVPVPSIVTGFYVLRTLDQGVTKLLYKWKQVADKLDERLFLRVIIQPTDSAKKGQRIITIGYSALFLGTADEVLEVWLKSFPELGVKRSDCNEMSWFQSVLYIAQNPVHTPLEVLLKGKPTFKNYFKAKSDFMTQPIPEIVLEGLWTKILKEVSPIMILNPYGGMMSRISESETPFPHRKEHYIKFSISLSGLRQIKIQNKSTLTGFERFITTW